Below is a window of Drosophila willistoni isolate 14030-0811.24 chromosome XR unlocalized genomic scaffold, UCI_dwil_1.1 Seg144, whole genome shotgun sequence DNA.
ctcTTTAAGAATATAAAAACTTTCGTACGTCCAATACTGACCCgttttttattgatttgaaCTCAAATTTTTCAACTTTGAAAGGATTTCGACAGAGACATtctaataaaatttaaattacttgTGAAAATAATGGAAAGCTTTGATTTTCCccccaaaaatattttgcaataaaCTAAATGCTGATTGCTTTGAAGTGttctaatttcattttatagttcaaaatttaatatttcaaaatattttttgaagctcattatatattttattagaaatttaaaggtacgaaaaaaaaatataagaattttTGATATAAGCTGATAATATGTTTAAGATGTTGTGGTGCTGCTTGTGGCATTGCTGGGAGTACAGCAGGCATAATCAGGATCGACAATCACACAGTCACCCATATCCTCGTTGAAGTAGTAACCGGATGGACACTGCTGCTCGGCACCACGCTGGACTCCATTGACGCAGTAGAGATAGTCACTGCAACTGGTTGCGGAATAGGCATTGACAAAGGTCTTGGTAGTGCCCACACAGCGATCGCACTGGTTGCGAGCACTCATACGTGGCACACAGATCTTGCTAATGGTGTCATAGTAATAGCCCGATTGGGAGCAAGTCTGCAGAGTGTAGACGCCACTCGATTGGCACAGGTAGAACTGATTGCAGGCGGTGGCATTCTTGGTCTCTCCAACTGTGCCACACTTGCCGGCACCAGTTGTCGACAATGACTGATCGTAGGTGACCTGTGAGCATGTGGTATCCACCGCATAATCGCAAATACCCTTTGCCACATTGAAGTCCATGCTATTGGGGCATGTGCCGGTTACAAGGGTATTGTTATTGCAATAGTTCCAGGCTGTGCAGCTATCCGAGCTACCAAAATAGACGCCATCCTTGATCATTTGACAGAGATTGAGGGAGACAGCGCTAACCCCATCGCTGGCAGTGACCGTGGTGCAGGGATACTGACTGGGCCAGACACATGACATCGTATTGGGATTGAAATTTTCGCCATTGGGGCAGCTGCTACGCTGGGCTCCGGAAGCACCGCAATAATAGTAATCGGTACACGAGTTATTTGTAGGGGCGAAGGTTCCAACGGCTTTGCCAGCACAAGGTGTTGCGCTGCTGCCAATCGAACAGGACACTTGCGAGGCGGTGTTACACAGCTGGGTATTCTTGTCAAAATATTGCCCACTGCCGCAAGTCTGCAAAGTGGCCACAGCTCCCTCGCAGAGATAGTAGCTGGAGCAATCAGTCTCACTGGCCACATACAAGCCGTCCGTGACCATTAGGCAGAGGGCACTCATATTTACATTTGCTGCAGCCGGAGCCGTGCAACCGCAGAGCACTAGCCCTAGCACCACTAGGCAAATTGTATTTCTAGATCCACCTAGttgacaaaattttaattgtaattGAAACAGGAAAAAAATGCTGCGTTGTTGTTTTCGAAAATAAAATCGAACTTACCCAACATGATCATCGATcgtatatttttgtttactaattcaaaattaaaataaccATGTGGTCTTATATAGAACTTTGGGCATTATTAACTTATCATAGACTGAGTACTCTTAGCATTGAAATTGATCGATGATCCATCGCAGAGAAGACATGATCAATTGTACCTCCagcaaaatttcaattttcgcATGATCGATGGGGTCTTCGATAGAGTTTCGATTTTAAagaataatataaaaaacGGGGAAGTTGGCAATGAATGAATCATTTGGGggaaaataatttgaatttttgatgGAAAATCAGTGATCAATTAGTTATAGCCATATGGACATCTAGTGGCTAGTAATGGCTTAAAAATCATCTGATTATACTTAAAACGATAATGTCattgaataaaattttgtaGAATGTTCCTTTTCGTATCGCTGTCAAAAGATATATATGACATTTATTGAAGACGGCGGTGAAATGAACTCATGATGAACTATTAATGGAATTTAACGTAATGCTGAGACAAGCGTTTCCTCAGATATTTGATAATGGAAGGCATTATAAAccgataataataatacatgAATCACTAACAATAGAATGGACTTTCACTAGTTGAAAAAACCTCAtcataaattgattttttttcctttataaTCTTTGGTCATTCAAATGAACATATTGACcacagaaaaaaacacaaaatttaacTGATTATACTAATAAATCACAATAGATAAGAAACATCAAAGTGAAATGCTTGTTTACGTATCTCTTGTTTActgtataaagaaaaaaagaagaaaaacaaacaaaaatattctatttatatataatacacataaaactttaaatttaagGACCTTTTTATAATGATATTTTCCTTGAAAACTCGCTTATTACGTATACGACATGTGATTTATCTACACTctagacagacagagagagagacaaaagtAATTGGTAAATATATAGAATCTATATCTATATCATGTAGACATACTTCTATTTAGTCCGAATTCGAGAAATTGAGACTGTGAGATAAGAAAACATTTAGAAAGATTGCGTTACGCACTTCCTGTTCGAAATGTCATTGACAAATGTCTTGAAATAGTTTGAAGCActgatgatcatgatgatgatgatggactTTAATTGACTAAAGTTCATGtttgaaatcaaaatcaaaatcaaaatcgatatcaaaaaatgaaatcatttaaatttattgacTGTGCTTCAGAGTGCTGCctttttggaatatttttaGGCCATTCTCACATCGACTTATCTGTCCAGAGGCCCAGACCAGCTCGCCGCTCGTGTCGGAGTTCCCAAATTTATCAATTGTCAAACAGTTGAAGGCATTAATGGGCGAAATGCTTGATAAACGTGGAggaaaataatattcaaaCCCAAAATTAACAACTGACGACACTTGTCGGCTCAAAAAGTAATTTATTGGGATTTAAATATGTATTCACTACACCAGGTGAACCGCAAGAAAGAGGCAGAGACTAGAAGCAGAGTCACCTGTAATATTTAATGACAACACCTTCTCCGGGTGCCATTCAGTTGGTCGTGGTCTTTCGAGTGGTCGaattgtgattttttttttttttggttcaatttcaattcaagaaactctacttttttttgtcctCCGCACAGCATGAGTACGTAAATAAACGGACGAGATCTATATGTTtgatatatacaaaaattttaattgatcGATCCTATTGTCAGGCATTTAGGCACTTGGGGTTTTTTGTTAATACATTTCAATGACTTCCTTATCAGAACACTAGGCGCTAGAAATGCTTTATCTGGGGATAAGCAATTCCGGCAGTTCACTTCGGGAGACATGAGAGAAACAAGTCATTTTTGATCGATTATAGGCTACAGTGGAATTTACGTTTAAAAATTAACCAATTCTCAAACTTTCTTTCGGTTGTTTTTTGTAGACTTCATCTTGAGACTATTATGCATTGGATCTGCATTGGTTGTAGTTTCAACGGCTACCCTCACATTTGATCCCGATTTGATCTGCACACTTGTCGTCAATGGGACAAAAATGAATGACCCGAGGGCCTGCAATGCCTGGGTTCAGTGTATTGACGAGAAGCCCGTTAATGGCACCTGTAGCGGAGATCTTTTCTATGACAGAGAGACCCAAACGTGTGTGGATTCCAGTAGTATTGATTGCATATCAAGTGAACCTTGTGCGGCAGAACCCAATGGCTTTGCCGCTGATCCTTATACGTGCAATGGATATTATTATTGCATTAATGGCACTGGATCGCATGGCACATGCGGCACTGGAATGAACTATAATCCTGCCACTATGCATTGCATTCGGGACTTTCCATGCGAAGAGAAAATGGATCCGGATAGCTTGTGCAATATATTGCCCGACGGTGTCTTTATAAAGGATACAAATAATTGCAATGGCTATCAGATGTGCTGGAAGAGCAAGATCATAAATGGCACCTGTCCGGGAACATTTCTGTTCAATGCCCAGAAGGCCGAATGCGTCTATCCGCAGACTGTGGAGTGCACAATTACGGAAAGCCCGCCTGTTACTGTAGCAAGTGGGATTTGCGCCAAGGCTGGTGATTTCATATCGGATAATGAGACATGTAATGGCTACTACTATTGCCATGAACTGGAGACGGGTGAATTTACTTTGGAGCATGGCGTTTGTCCTGACGGTCGATTCTTTTACGAGTCGGACGACGGCGGAGTTTGTGCGCCACGATCCAAAGTTAACTGCCCTTACGATCGATGTGTCGATTTGGGCAATACGACAATCCAATTGGCCAACGAGTCGGATGATGATTGTCGTGGATATTTGATCTGTCAGGATGGCACCAGCATCGGCAGCGGCATTTGTCCCACCGATGAGTATTTCGATGAGGTGACTCAGCGCTGTAGTACGCAGGTGATATCTTATCCAGCCTGCGAgctatcatcatcatcatcatcatcatcatcctcatcatcggCGACAACAACAAGCGAAACAGCGACAGATGGCTCGTCTTCGGCGGATAGTGAGGCAAGTTCGTCGACTACGATCAATGGATCGTAATCCTAGATAACGCACTAGTTTTTAATTAGACACTCACTTAGCGTGAGTttcacgaaaaaaaaaataaataaacaaacaaatcgtCAATGTCAGGCGAGCCTTATCATActtttataaatacatatacacaaatcTCGTGACGATTAAAGACCTTTTAATAATGGgatatatgtacctacatattgATTTATGTGCACTTTCTATTCAAAATCCCTGAGTCATCTCTATTGATATATAGAGTATGGATGCAGAAACTATGGGACTCCCCGTTTGTTCTTAACATTCATACACTTAAATGGGGTataacaaaattgaaaaagaaacttCAAGTCGAATTCCGTATAGacgtatgtgtgtgagagagatgCACAGTCGTTTCTAAATTGTCATTTAGCTGGATGGCCAAGTAAATAAAGAAGAGACCACAGATTTAGAGTTGCAATAAAACAAGTTCTATCAATTTTAGAAGATGGTTAGTTGTGCCAGAGAGAAAGCAAACACATAAAGATCGAATGTGAAAGAGAAAGATAGTAATTGGAAGTGAATCAACAAGGTAGGTAACTTAGTTATCTAAAAGAGAAAgcgaatatatgtataaagatCGAATGtgatagagacagagagtaGTAGCAAGTAATTAAGTGAATGAACAAGGACTTCagcaagggtatagaaacttcGGCATGTTCAAAACTAAGCTTATCTGATTTCTCTTTGGGGTGGGTCCGTATCGAAAATCAGCAAACCGAATTCTTCGAACTTGATATTGGGTGcttctttaattaaaagcTCCACATACTGATAATGACATATTTTGGCAGGCATTCTGGAACTGTCGCCACAGAAACAGATTGCCAAAATGAAACCCAAGAAAAAAATGAGGTGaacgagaaaaaaagaagctaGGTAAACGGAACGATATGTTGGTTGATGGTGTAATAACATGATAGAAGCAGACAATACATGCATACATGAGTCgtcttcttctacttcttcttCGAGACATGAATTTTTATCGCCCCGCGAACATTTCCCGTTTGCCTTTTAATAGAAATCAATCAATGAAATATACATGCGTGGTGCTTTTTATGACCTCCACCAAGATTTTACGaagtttctttttattattacgGGGGTAAAAAGATACAGTGTATGTTagttgtgtttattttttttttgttttttttgtttggtgttttttttttttggttgttgtgatttttttttgttgtgatttagttttatttgctGAATTATATACTCCTCGAGCTGTGATgatgatatatacatatatatatatatatatatatatttatctagGCTGAACAGGCAATGTAGTTGTGGTTGGTGGTGGTGCAGCCTTGACTGCGCTCATCGAAATAATAGCCATCGGGACAACGGCCAGTGCCCACAGTGGAGCCATTCGAGCAGCGGCCATATGATTGGCAATCGCCAGCAACATTCACATATTCCATCGAATTGCCCATACAACGATCGAGCAGGCAACGCACATTGAGGCGGTCGCGGCACGACAATTTCACATAGTCGAAATACTGGCCAAGGGCGCACTCCAAATGCTTTGGTTCCTTATCATGCACCCCCTTGACGGGCTCATCACAAATGTAGTAAGCACTGCATGACTCGCTGTCTGCAAAGTAACCGCTTAGAGCTTTGCCTGTTTCGGTATCCAGACAGAAGGTATTCTCGGGCTCGGGCAGGGCAGCGGTGGCATAGCAAGTGACCTCACTGATTGAGACACAACGTCCGTGATTCACATCGTAGGCCATCTGAACGGGACACTCATGCTCCTCGGCCATCTCGTCGATGCAAACGTAATATTTCTCGCAATGTTCATCGTGGGCAAGACGTGTAGCATTGGCCACACCGCGACAAGCCGGGGTACTGATCCTCTTGTTGGTCACGGGGCAAGTGTATTGTGTGGAATATACACAGGAACGGGAAGTTGGATTGAAGATCAATTCATTGGGGCAATTGGCCTTGATCGATTTGTGCGCTTGGCAGAGTATATAGCCACGGCAATTCTCACTTGTGGTATCGGCAATGAAAGTGCCATCCACCTCATTGGCGCACACATTGGTGTTGGTTGTCGTCTCTTCGCCGTAATAGGGACATGAAACACCATCAGCCAAATTGCAACGTCCCAGTTCCTTGTTATAGTATAGTCCTGAGGCACAGGATCCTTCCTCCAATGCGTTGTCTTTATCTGGACAGCGTACCCAATGGTCGCAGGTGTTGGGACGCAGGAAGCTTGTATCCCATGGCATCAAAGCGCACATCTCGCTTACCGTTAGTGAATTAAAATTGGTCAGGGTCttgctgctggtggtggcCACTGTTGCAGCAAACAGGCAGCTGGTAACAGCCAGAATGGTAATAGCTagaaatgatgatgatgatggtatATAATGGCATAGATGGCCTTCATACAAAGAAGAGAGTCGTCGTTACCTGGCTTCATTTTTGGCAATATCCTTGAGTAAATtctatatatgtgtgtatatgtatatccttTAAGTTTGTTTGCCCGTTTGCTACCACAACGCAACTGATACTGATGACTGATACGGTGACAACGCCTCcttaaatatgcaaaaaaaaacaatttggaAAATGCACACACGGCACAAACGACACccaaagatgatgatgatgatgctgatgttgTCGATTGTGGTGAGCGGTGCCTCTGTATTTTCTCCAATCTCCAATCAGAGGCCAAAATGGGCGATAAGGAGATCGATCGAGTCATTCTGATAGCCTGACTTTCATATCAATTCATGTAAATTACACGGCAATAACATTGTCTTCATTCTTGTTCTTGGCACTCCAGCAAAGAGATTTCAGAGAACTAACAAAATAGGTACTAAAACATGTTTCTACATTTGTTTGTCATCGATTCCCATCCGATAGGGAAATTGTCTACATGTCGAGACTACTTACTCTctacatacctacatacatacatataaatcgTTTGTCACATGAAACACAATGAAATGCATTTCAAGCAATTGATTGGAAattcttatttctttttctctctctctctctctctctctcactctctgtccCTCTCGtgtttttattactttattcaaagggaaaaaaaccaacaatcTATgaaaggtatatatatatgggtaCTCCCATAGCCATGTTGCTAAGGCAATTATGATTGAGTCTTTTGATTTGATGAGCAATAAAACGCTTACATATGAATGATTTAATATGATGGAACTAAGTTTAAAGCAAAATTTATCCTTTATCTCATGAAatcaatgtttttaaatttgttacCTTGTTAATGAAATTCCATTTCGTTATAGTTCAAGGAACTCTTTGATTTTAAAGTGTAAGTAAAGAGATACATTTACTAAGGATTAGCCATGATTTTCCTTCTAAGGTACATTGTGGATTCAAGTCCTTTATAAAGTATCAACTTTTTCACTATTTTGTGAATGCCTGAGGGATCGTTTGTGTTTCATTTCCTTTGTTAACCAACCCAATGAGTAAAACAAAAGACACCCCATCGTAAGTATATGTGCATTGTATACTGTATATTAATTTGAAacaagatatatatatacattttttaatttgccACTTAATGGGTTTATTGTGAAAGTTTGTTAATAtgaattaaagttttaaacaGATTTGGCGGTAGCGTTAGCGCAAATTGTATATCCTGGGTCGGTATTCTGACAGTAGCCCCTTACCTCATTGAAATAAGGATTATCAGTTGGACAAGTACCGTTCACAAGGGTATTGCAGTTAACATAAGTGTTGCATTTTGTGTCAATTTGGGTCATGAATGTGATATCCATATTGTTGCAACGGTTATAGGGACAATCGTATGCGGCTGGGGAAACGCATTGCTTGAGTGTGGGATTGAAATGGGTGCCCTGTTTGCAGGCGTTCCAACTGCCAACGGCTGAATAGGACGTGCAGGCATAGTAACCAGAGCAAGTTGTATTATCGGTAAAGTATTGTGTTGCCGATGTGGTTGAACTGCCCTCAGTTGTTGAAGTTTCATCGTCACCGGTGGACCCGGTTCCGTCAGTGGTTGTAGCAGTAGTTTTCTCAGTAGTGGTGGTAGTAGCTTCAGTAGTAGTAGTGGTGGTGGTGTCTCCATCTGCTAGTGCTT
It encodes the following:
- the LOC6638981 gene encoding peritrophin-48, which gives rise to MLGGSRNTICLVVLGLVLCGCTAPAAANVNMSALCLMVTDGLYVASETDCSSYYLCEGAVATLQTCGSGQYFDKNTQLCNTASQVSCSIGSSATPCAGKAVGTFAPTNNSCTDYYYCGASGAQRSSCPNGENFNPNTMSCVWPSQYPCTTVTASDGVSAVSLNLCQMIKDGVYFGSSDSCTAWNYCNNNTLVTGTCPNSMDFNVAKGICDYAVDTTCSQVTYDQSLSTTGAGKCGTVGETKNATACNQFYLCQSSGVYTLQTCSQSGYYYDTISKICVPRMSARNQCDRCVGTTKTFVNAYSATSCSDYLYCVNGVQRGAEQQCPSGYYFNEDMGDCVIVDPDYACCTPSNATSSTTTS
- the LOC6638980 gene encoding peritrophin-44; translation: MNFILRLLCIGSALVVVSTATLTFDPDLICTLVVNGTKMNDPRACNAWVQCIDEKPVNGTCSGDLFYDRETQTCVDSSSIDCISSEPCAAEPNGFAADPYTCNGYYYCINGTGSHGTCGTGMNYNPATMHCIRDFPCEEKMDPDSLCNILPDGVFIKDTNNCNGYQMCWKSKIINGTCPGTFLFNAQKAECVYPQTVECTITESPPVTVASGICAKAGDFISDNETCNGYYYCHELETGEFTLEHGVCPDGRFFYESDDGGVCAPRSKVNCPYDRCVDLGNTTIQLANESDDDCRGYLICQDGTSIGSGICPTDEYFDEVTQRCSTQVISYPACELSSSSSSSSSSSSATTTSETATDGSSSADSEASSSTTINGS
- the LOC6638979 gene encoding peritrophin-44, translated to MKPAITILAVTSCLFAATVATTSSKTLTNFNSLTVSEMCALMPWDTSFLRPNTCDHWVRCPDKDNALEEGSCASGLYYNKELGRCNLADGVSCPYYGEETTTNTNVCANEVDGTFIADTTSENCRGYILCQAHKSIKANCPNELIFNPTSRSCVYSTQYTCPVTNKRISTPACRGVANATRLAHDEHCEKYYVCIDEMAEEHECPVQMAYDVNHGRCVSISEVTCYATAALPEPENTFCLDTETGKALSGYFADSESCSAYYICDEPVKGVHDKEPKHLECALGQYFDYVKLSCRDRLNVRCLLDRCMGNSMEYVNVAGDCQSYGRCSNGSTVGTGRCPDGYYFDERSQGCTTTNHNYIACSA